The proteins below are encoded in one region of Stenotrophomonas bentonitica:
- a CDS encoding ABC transporter permease: protein MSAFATLLTVMRKELRDLSRDRRTLALTLLMGPLLYPILILGMGKLAESRVKTQIDKPLDIPTIGRENAPNLVRFLASQGLNAVDPPKDLTAEIRDQKIDIALRISPDFGKDWAEGRPALVEIVQDSTRRDADIPTARLKAALSGYSQQVGSLRLLARGIDAQVARPLDVATQDLATVEAKRGVMLSLLLPILLTITSFLGGAYLVMDTTAGERERQSLEPLLATPAKRGAIVSGKIAAACVVGVVSLLLTLAAFKLSAQLSTGAAARQLNMGLLSMLQMLFVMMPILFIGTSLLTFLSAAAKSMKEAQSHMTWLMLLPMLPGYALMVYPVKSELWQLAVPFLAQNQMLLKIIRHEPISAQMWGVYLAAGFGLAALLWFAAVRRYHQERLAISG from the coding sequence ATGAGCGCGTTTGCCACGTTGTTGACCGTAATGCGCAAGGAACTGCGCGACCTCTCGCGTGACCGCCGTACCCTGGCGCTCACCCTGCTGATGGGACCGTTGCTGTACCCGATCCTGATCCTGGGCATGGGCAAGCTGGCCGAGAGCCGGGTCAAGACCCAGATCGACAAGCCCCTGGACATTCCCACCATCGGCCGCGAGAACGCCCCCAACCTGGTGCGCTTCCTGGCCTCGCAGGGACTCAACGCGGTGGACCCGCCGAAGGACCTGACCGCTGAGATCCGCGACCAGAAGATCGACATCGCGCTGCGGATCAGCCCGGACTTCGGCAAGGACTGGGCAGAAGGACGCCCGGCGTTGGTGGAGATCGTGCAGGACAGCACGCGCCGCGACGCCGACATTCCGACCGCGCGCCTGAAGGCCGCGCTCAGCGGCTACAGCCAGCAGGTTGGTTCGCTGCGGCTGCTGGCGCGCGGCATCGACGCCCAGGTCGCACGTCCGCTGGACGTGGCCACCCAGGACCTGGCCACGGTCGAGGCCAAGCGTGGGGTGATGCTGTCGCTGCTGTTGCCGATCCTGCTCACCATCACCTCGTTCCTGGGCGGTGCCTACCTGGTGATGGACACCACCGCCGGCGAGCGCGAGCGGCAGTCGTTGGAGCCGTTGCTGGCCACCCCGGCCAAGCGCGGTGCCATCGTCAGCGGCAAGATCGCGGCGGCCTGCGTGGTGGGCGTGGTCTCGCTGCTGCTGACGCTGGCGGCGTTCAAGCTCAGCGCGCAGCTCTCCACCGGCGCGGCCGCGCGGCAGCTCAACATGGGCCTGCTGTCCATGCTGCAGATGCTGTTCGTGATGATGCCGATCCTGTTCATCGGTACCTCGCTGCTGACCTTCCTCTCGGCGGCGGCCAAGAGCATGAAGGAAGCGCAGAGCCACATGACCTGGCTGATGCTGCTGCCGATGCTGCCGGGCTATGCGCTGATGGTGTACCCGGTGAAGAGCGAGCTCTGGCAGCTGGCGGTGCCGTTCCTGGCGCAGAACCAGATGCTGCTGAAGATCATCCGCCACGAGCCGATCAGCGCGCAGATGTGGGGCGTGTATCTGGCGGCCGGCTTCGGCCTGGCGGCGCTGCTGTGGTTCGCGGCGGTACGCCGTTACCACCAGGAGCGGTTGGCGATCTCGGGCTGA
- a CDS encoding ATP-binding cassette domain-containing protein has translation MIVAENLHKAFKTKTGLIKAVENVGFQAEDGRITGLLGPNGAGKTTTMRMLYTLMTPDQGRVLVDGLDASTQAVEVRRRLGVLPDARGVYKRLTARENIAYFGELHGMSAAHIRERTKVLSKALDMEDILDRQTDGFSQGQRTKTAIARALVHDPRNVILDEPTNGLDVMTTRALRGFLRELRDEGRCVIFSSHIMQEVAALCDTIVVIAKGTVMAAGTADELRAQTGEANLEDAFVKAIGNEEGLHA, from the coding sequence ATGATCGTCGCCGAGAACCTGCATAAAGCCTTCAAGACCAAGACCGGCCTGATCAAGGCGGTGGAGAACGTCGGCTTCCAGGCCGAAGACGGCCGCATCACCGGCCTGCTCGGCCCGAATGGCGCCGGCAAGACCACCACCATGCGCATGCTCTACACCCTGATGACGCCCGACCAGGGCCGGGTGCTGGTGGATGGCCTGGACGCCTCCACCCAGGCGGTGGAAGTCCGTCGTCGACTCGGCGTGCTGCCCGACGCGCGTGGCGTGTACAAGCGGCTGACCGCGCGCGAGAACATCGCCTACTTCGGTGAGCTGCACGGGATGAGCGCCGCGCACATCCGCGAACGCACCAAGGTGCTTTCCAAGGCGCTGGACATGGAAGACATCCTCGACCGCCAGACCGACGGTTTCTCGCAGGGGCAGCGCACCAAGACCGCCATCGCGCGGGCACTGGTGCACGACCCGCGCAACGTGATCCTGGACGAGCCGACCAACGGCCTGGACGTGATGACCACCCGCGCCCTGCGAGGCTTCCTGCGCGAGCTGCGCGACGAAGGCCGCTGCGTGATCTTCTCCAGCCACATCATGCAGGAGGTGGCCGCGCTGTGCGACACCATCGTGGTCATCGCCAAGGGCACGGTGATGGCGGCCGGCACCGCCGACGAACTGCGCGCGCAGACCGGTGAAGCGAACCTGGAAGATGCCTTCGTGAAGGCCATCGGCAATGAAGAAGGACTGCACGCATGA
- a CDS encoding TIGR00645 family protein produces MSSSAKPISPLSSLIFASRWLQLPLYLGLILAQCVYVFLFGKELWHLVHKANAMGEQEIMLLVLGLIDVVMISNLLVMVIVGGYETFVSRLRLENHPDQPEWLSHVNASVLKVKLALSIIGISSIHLLKTFIGAGNLDGVPLCNTEAYYAAAADLTLKYGPDAKLICTTMTSDGVMWQTIIHAAFILSAIGIAYTDKLMAHTPSKSLAH; encoded by the coding sequence ATGAGTTCTTCCGCCAAGCCCATCAGTCCTCTGTCGTCCCTGATCTTCGCCTCTCGCTGGCTGCAGCTGCCGCTGTACCTGGGCCTGATCCTGGCGCAATGCGTTTATGTGTTCCTGTTCGGCAAGGAGCTCTGGCACCTGGTGCACAAGGCCAACGCCATGGGCGAGCAGGAGATCATGCTGCTGGTGCTGGGCCTGATCGACGTGGTGATGATCTCCAACCTCCTGGTCATGGTGATCGTGGGTGGCTACGAGACCTTCGTGTCCCGCCTGCGCCTGGAGAACCACCCGGACCAGCCGGAATGGCTGAGCCACGTCAACGCCAGCGTGCTGAAGGTGAAGCTGGCCCTGTCGATCATCGGCATCTCCTCGATCCACCTGCTCAAGACCTTCATCGGTGCGGGCAACCTGGACGGCGTGCCGCTGTGCAATACCGAGGCCTACTACGCCGCTGCAGCCGACCTGACGCTCAAGTACGGTCCGGATGCCAAGCTGATCTGCACCACCATGACCAGCGACGGCGTGATGTGGCAGACCATCATCCATGCCGCCTTCATCCTGTCGGCGATCGGCATCGCCTACACCGACAAGCTGATGGCCCACACCCCGAGCAAGTCGCTGGCCCACTGA
- a CDS encoding energy transducer TonB, translating to MSHVNTNAKARLLVPLTLVVALAACSGKDETATPAAPTAAAPAAAPAATPAPAPAVSAKVQSMGTEELRELASKALRENRMYAPAGDNAMEYYLALREKTPDDASIKSALTDLQPYVLIAAEQSLAREDFTEGQRLVALIEKVDPNAAALPRLKTGITKGTEIALKRTQEETDKVKKDAENKTKQLAEQQRQQQASEAEAAKQIAAQQDAARRESERQDGERQAAARRETEQRQQAAAAAQAAAARAPAAAPAAAATLRPISTPAPRYPADALRSGTSGEVLVEITVGTDGSVTNARVLRATPARIFDREALGAVKKWKFEPVAAPTTTRRTLAFAPGG from the coding sequence ATGTCGCACGTCAACACGAACGCCAAGGCGCGCCTGCTGGTGCCGCTGACCCTGGTGGTGGCTCTGGCCGCCTGCTCGGGCAAGGATGAAACCGCAACGCCAGCCGCGCCGACCGCCGCAGCACCGGCTGCCGCACCCGCCGCCACGCCGGCACCGGCACCCGCCGTGTCGGCCAAGGTCCAGTCGATGGGCACCGAGGAACTGCGCGAGCTGGCCAGCAAGGCGCTGCGCGAGAACCGCATGTACGCCCCGGCCGGCGACAACGCCATGGAGTACTACCTGGCGCTGCGCGAGAAGACCCCGGACGACGCCTCGATCAAGAGCGCGCTGACCGACCTGCAGCCGTACGTGCTCATTGCCGCCGAGCAGAGCCTGGCCCGTGAGGACTTCACCGAAGGCCAGCGCCTGGTGGCGCTGATCGAGAAGGTCGACCCCAACGCAGCCGCCCTGCCGCGCCTGAAGACCGGCATCACCAAGGGCACGGAAATCGCGCTGAAGCGGACCCAGGAAGAGACCGACAAGGTCAAAAAGGACGCCGAGAACAAGACCAAGCAGCTGGCCGAACAGCAGCGCCAGCAGCAGGCCAGCGAGGCCGAAGCGGCCAAGCAGATCGCCGCGCAGCAGGACGCCGCCCGCCGCGAAAGCGAACGCCAGGACGGTGAGCGCCAGGCTGCGGCGCGTCGTGAGACCGAACAGCGCCAGCAGGCTGCTGCTGCCGCACAGGCCGCTGCGGCCCGCGCGCCGGCCGCCGCACCGGCTGCCGCTGCCACCCTGCGCCCGATCAGCACCCCGGCGCCGCGTTACCCGGCCGACGCGCTGCGCTCGGGCACCTCGGGCGAAGTGCTGGTGGAAATCACCGTGGGCACCGACGGTTCGGTCACCAACGCCCGCGTCCTGCGCGCCACCCCGGCCCGCATCTTCGATCGCGAAGCGCTGGGCGCGGTAAAGAAGTGGAAGTTCGAGCCGGTGGCCGCACCGACCACCACCCGCCGCACGCTGGCATTCGCGCCCGGCGGTTGA
- a CDS encoding glutathione S-transferase N-terminal domain-containing protein, with translation MIDLYYWPTPNGHKVTLLLEELGLPYTIKSVNIGSGDQFKPEFLAISPNNKMPALVDHQPTDGGAPQSVFESGAILLYLAEKTGKFLPADTRGRVAVLEWLFWQMAGLGPMSGQMGHFSVYAPEQIPYAIERYGNEVRRLHGVMDKRLAESAFLAGDEYSIADMASYPWIGAYDKLPADFAAFPNLKRWHEAIAARPATGRAYALRQKVNPDAGKPLSDEERKHLFGKR, from the coding sequence ATGATCGATCTGTATTACTGGCCTACCCCCAATGGCCACAAAGTCACCCTGCTGCTGGAAGAGCTGGGCCTGCCGTACACCATCAAATCGGTGAACATCGGCAGCGGCGACCAGTTCAAGCCGGAATTCCTGGCGATCTCGCCGAACAACAAGATGCCGGCGCTGGTGGATCACCAGCCCACCGACGGCGGCGCGCCGCAGAGCGTGTTCGAATCCGGCGCGATCCTGCTGTACCTGGCCGAGAAGACCGGCAAATTCCTGCCGGCCGATACCCGCGGCCGGGTGGCGGTGCTGGAATGGCTGTTTTGGCAGATGGCCGGGCTGGGCCCGATGAGCGGGCAGATGGGGCACTTCAGTGTGTATGCGCCCGAGCAGATTCCGTATGCCATCGAACGCTATGGCAATGAAGTGCGCCGCCTGCACGGGGTGATGGACAAGCGCCTGGCTGAAAGCGCGTTCCTGGCCGGGGACGAATACAGCATCGCCGACATGGCCAGCTACCCGTGGATTGGCGCCTACGACAAGCTGCCGGCGGATTTCGCCGCGTTCCCGAACCTGAAGCGCTGGCACGAGGCGATTGCCGCGCGGCCGGCCACCGGGCGGGCCTATGCGTTGCGTCAGAAGGTGAACCCGGACGCGGGCAAGCCGCTCAGCGACGAAGAGCGCAAGCACCTGTTCGGCAAGCGGTAA
- a CDS encoding alpha/beta hydrolase, with amino-acid sequence MRLSRRPLAASAAVLLLAACQATPEAPPQGAARQYGTLTFKPCTLTSAQASSNVEAECATLEVPENPAAPDGRRIGLNIALLDTENEGEGKQDPVFFLAGGPGQSATEVAAIIKQSLREVRKKRDIILVDQRGTGKSNPLSCVDADGNALTFDENAAPTPEAMAEYAKRCAAALVDRADTRFYTTTEAIGDLDAVRAALGVDRINLVGGSYGTRVAQQYAARFPQHTRAVVIDGVAPNDLAVGGDFANTFESAIELQSAQCQKDAACAKRFPVDTHTQLRNVISTLAKAPVEVEYRDPGTAAVRRDPISSNTVINLAFMFSYMPESASLLPVVLDEAAQGRYAPLMSLNSLATRNMAGQLNQGMQWSVICAEDADRYVEAPAGDRILGPEVARMFFAACPVWNVGSRPKNFTAPLSTDVPVLLLSGEFDPVTPPRYAEQVVKHLPNGRHIVAKGQGHGTLGAGCMPRLLAQFMDTTDAKALDASCLDTLAPVPAFTSFNGWEP; translated from the coding sequence ATGCGACTTTCCCGCCGTCCCCTGGCCGCCAGCGCAGCCGTGCTGCTGCTGGCTGCCTGCCAGGCCACCCCGGAAGCGCCCCCGCAAGGGGCGGCGCGCCAGTACGGAACACTGACGTTCAAGCCCTGCACCCTGACCAGCGCCCAGGCCAGCAGCAACGTGGAAGCCGAATGCGCCACGCTGGAAGTGCCGGAGAACCCGGCCGCGCCGGATGGCCGCAGGATCGGCCTGAACATCGCCCTGCTCGATACCGAGAACGAGGGCGAAGGCAAGCAGGACCCGGTCTTCTTCCTGGCCGGTGGCCCGGGCCAGTCGGCCACAGAAGTGGCGGCGATCATCAAGCAGTCGCTGCGTGAGGTCCGCAAGAAGCGCGACATCATCCTGGTCGACCAGCGTGGCACCGGCAAGTCCAACCCGCTCAGCTGCGTCGACGCCGACGGCAACGCGCTGACGTTCGACGAGAACGCGGCTCCCACGCCCGAGGCAATGGCCGAGTACGCCAAGCGCTGCGCAGCGGCGCTGGTGGACCGTGCCGATACCCGCTTCTACACCACCACCGAAGCCATCGGCGACCTGGACGCCGTGCGCGCCGCGCTGGGCGTGGACAGGATCAACCTGGTCGGCGGCTCCTACGGCACCCGCGTGGCCCAGCAGTACGCCGCGCGCTTCCCGCAGCACACCCGTGCGGTGGTGATCGACGGCGTGGCACCGAACGACCTGGCGGTGGGCGGCGACTTCGCCAACACCTTCGAGTCGGCGATCGAACTGCAGTCAGCCCAGTGCCAGAAGGACGCCGCCTGCGCCAAGCGCTTCCCGGTGGATACCCACACCCAGCTGCGCAACGTGATCTCCACGCTGGCCAAGGCCCCGGTCGAGGTCGAGTATCGAGACCCGGGCACCGCCGCGGTCCGGCGTGACCCGATCAGCTCCAATACCGTGATCAACCTGGCCTTCATGTTCTCGTACATGCCGGAGTCGGCCTCGCTGCTGCCGGTGGTGCTGGATGAGGCCGCACAAGGCCGCTACGCGCCGCTGATGTCGCTCAACAGCCTCGCCACCCGCAACATGGCAGGGCAGTTGAACCAGGGCATGCAGTGGTCGGTGATCTGTGCCGAAGATGCCGACCGCTATGTGGAAGCACCGGCTGGCGACCGCATCCTCGGCCCGGAAGTGGCGCGCATGTTCTTCGCTGCGTGCCCGGTCTGGAACGTCGGCAGCCGCCCAAAGAACTTCACCGCACCGTTGAGCACCGACGTGCCGGTGCTGCTGTTGTCCGGCGAGTTCGACCCGGTCACCCCGCCGCGCTACGCCGAACAGGTCGTCAAGCACCTGCCCAACGGCCGCCACATCGTGGCCAAGGGGCAGGGCCACGGCACCCTCGGCGCTGGCTGCATGCCGCGCCTGCTGGCGCAGTTCATGGACACTACCGACGCCAAGGCGCTCGACGCCTCCTGCCTGGATACCCTCGCGCCGGTGCCGGCCTTCACCTCGTTCAACGGATGGGAACCATGA